In Vicia villosa cultivar HV-30 ecotype Madison, WI unplaced genomic scaffold, Vvil1.0 ctg.001884F_1_1, whole genome shotgun sequence, the following are encoded in one genomic region:
- the LOC131636996 gene encoding uncharacterized protein LOC131636996, with amino-acid sequence MLEGERLKWLRNNQSKLRVSKYNNLNPEGDETQTPGSSTGKRVILPSTYVGSRRFMDQLYYDGMVICGKVGFPDLFITFTCNPNWPEIQRALNPLNLKPHDRPDIIARLFEMKFDSLLSDVTKKGVLGKVLDYMYTIEFQKRVLPHAHILIFLHPSNKYPAPDDIDKIISAESTSIKYLFKYINKGSDRISAVIAPTDSTKEVHVDEIKQYLDFRYVSPSEACWRIFSYSIHGRKPAVERLFFHLEGENSVYYKDFEQIGNVLLKASVTESMFTSWFVANNEYEEAKSLTYGQFVSKFVYIKKSRTWQPRKRG; translated from the exons ATGCTTGAAGGGGAGAGGTTGAAATGGCTCAGAAACAACCAATCTAAACTTAGAGTGTCAAAGTATAACAATCTCAATCCAGAAGGAGATGAAACTCAAACACCAGGGTCAAGTACCGGTAAAAGAGTTATCTTACCCTCAACATATGTAGGTAGTCGGAGATTTATGGATCAGCTGTACTATGACGGAATGGTTATTTGCGGTAAGGTGGGATTTCCTGACCTATTTATTACATTCACATGCAACCCTAATTGGCCAGAAATTCAAAGAGCTTTGAATCCACTCAACTTGAAACCACATGATAGACCTGACATCATTGCTAGGCTCTTCGAAATGAAGTTTGATAGCCTTTTGTCTGACGTCACAAAGAAAGGGGTCTTAGGCAAAGTCCTTGATT atatGTACACCATAGAATTTCAAAAGCGAGTATTGCCACATGCACACATTCTTATTTTCTTGCATCCATCAAATAAATATCCGGCACCAGACGACATAGATAAAATTATTTCAGCCGAG AGTACTTCAATCAAATATCTCTTCAAGTACATCAACAAGGGTTCTGACCGAATATCTGCTGTCATTGCTCCAACTGATAGCACAAAAGAGGTTCATGTCGATGAAATCAAACAATACCTTGATTTTAGATACGTGTCTCCAAGTGAAGCATGTTGGAGGATATTTTCTTATTCCATTCATGGAAGGAAGCCAGCTGTTGAAAGATTATTTTTTCACTTGGAAGGAGAAAATTCAGTGTACTACAAAGATTTCGAACAAATTGGAAATGTCTTACTTAAAGCAAGTGTGACTGAATCAATGTTTACTTCATGGTTTGTTGCCAATAATGAATATGAGGAAGCAAAGTCTTTGACATATGGCCAATTTGTATCCAAATTTGTTTATATTAAGAAATCAAGAACTTGGCAACCGAGGAAGAGAGGTTAA